Proteins encoded by one window of Mycolicibacterium sp. ND9-15:
- a CDS encoding ParB/RepB/Spo0J family partition protein, translating to MSQPTRKRSGLGRGLASLIPTGPADGEQSALGPRMGDAAADVVIGGPSNGNTAHDVGAIYREIDLASIEANPRQPRQVFDEEALAELVHSIREFGLMQPIVVRALPAGEPGSPRFQLVMGERRWRAAQQAGLATIPAIVRETTDDSMLRDALLENIHRVQLNPLEEAAAYQQLLDEFEVTHDELAARIGRSRPVITNMIRLLRLPIAVQRRVAAGVLSAGHARALLSLEGGPEQQEQLAARIVAEGLSVRATEEAVTLANRAGPTAPSAPKRKPIHMPGLQDVAERLSTAFDTRVTVSLGKRKGKIVVEFGSVDDLQRIVELMSASDHTG from the coding sequence ATGAGCCAACCGACACGCAAGCGCAGCGGCCTCGGCCGGGGCCTCGCCTCGCTGATCCCGACCGGGCCCGCGGACGGAGAGCAATCCGCCCTCGGCCCCCGGATGGGCGACGCGGCCGCCGATGTCGTGATCGGTGGACCATCGAACGGCAACACGGCCCACGACGTCGGCGCAATTTACCGCGAGATCGATCTGGCGTCGATCGAGGCGAACCCGCGGCAGCCGCGCCAGGTCTTCGACGAGGAGGCCCTCGCCGAACTCGTGCACTCGATCCGCGAGTTCGGGCTGATGCAACCGATCGTCGTGCGGGCGTTGCCGGCCGGCGAGCCGGGCAGCCCTCGCTTCCAGCTCGTGATGGGGGAGAGGCGCTGGCGTGCCGCCCAGCAAGCCGGACTCGCCACCATCCCGGCGATCGTGCGGGAGACCACCGACGACAGCATGCTGCGCGATGCGCTGCTGGAGAACATCCATCGCGTACAACTGAACCCGTTGGAGGAGGCGGCCGCGTATCAACAGTTGCTCGACGAGTTCGAAGTGACCCACGATGAACTCGCCGCTCGGATCGGCCGGTCGCGCCCGGTGATCACGAACATGATCCGACTGCTGCGGTTGCCCATTGCGGTGCAGCGGCGAGTTGCAGCGGGCGTGCTGTCGGCCGGCCACGCGCGTGCCTTGCTGTCGCTCGAGGGCGGGCCGGAGCAGCAGGAGCAACTGGCCGCGCGGATCGTCGCCGAGGGACTATCCGTGCGGGCGACCGAGGAAGCGGTCACGTTGGCGAACCGGGCGGGCCCAACTGCCCCGTCGGCGCCGAAGCGCAAGCCCATCCACATGCCGGGGCTGCAGGATGTTGCCGAGCGGCTGTCCACCGCCTTCGATACGCGGGTCACGGTCAGCCTCGGCAAACGCAAGGGCAAGATCGTCGTCGAGTTCGGGTCGGTCGACGACCTGCAACGCATAGTCGAACTGATGAGCGCGTCCGACCACACCGGGTAA
- a CDS encoding DUF3631 domain-containing protein, producing the protein MSTAYDRILDALRANGREVKESGNGRARAQCPAHDDNKPSLSIGPRRDGKGVVFDCRAHCKRLDVLNALALQWRDLFDEPGMRDIYNPTRTYSYPGGRKVRRKPDKTFPQWGEKDDPNLFHADRIGDTETVYVPEGEKDVEAVEAAGGVAVCAPMGAGQKNLNRYDWSVLGGKHAVIVTDKDEAGYTHAARVAKLLRGVAASVRTVEAAEDCKDFADHLAADHTLDELVPVPEPDPIDGAALLADVERFAGRFLAFATTHHLVVVVLWIVHTWAVNAFYVTPRLVLDSPEPGSGKTRVLEVLALLCRNAKLTLSTTTAALYRRIAAAGEAPPTVLQDEADAVFGKTNNPQAEDLRALFNAGYKCGATVDRCEGDAKNMKVREFPVFAPVALAGLAGKMPATITDRAITLHMRRRAPDEHVAEFRERDAAAEAAPLRELIEAWTCAHHDTLTAARPTMPEGVRDRPAEVWEALIIIADAAGGDWPQRARAACRHFVLNAEPDALSFGLRLLRDVRDAFGELDRMFSVDLILALLHDEESEWRDLWGKPLDQRRLAKELKRYGVRSTKVRIGEHTAQGYLVGGDDGLAQAWHRYLPERPCPEQPEHPEHRRSADSANGTQTEQVEHERNKWNTNGTGKTLSEQALLVDVPDVPDVPDTNGSQLGGRHSASQFKPPTGPGRCPECGCHTETQGHSNDCQQRIAVDR; encoded by the coding sequence ATGAGCACCGCTTACGACCGCATACTCGACGCGCTGCGGGCCAACGGGCGCGAAGTCAAAGAATCCGGCAACGGGCGGGCGAGGGCGCAGTGCCCGGCCCACGACGACAACAAGCCGTCGCTGTCCATCGGCCCACGCAGAGACGGTAAAGGCGTCGTGTTCGACTGCCGCGCCCACTGCAAGCGCCTCGACGTGCTGAACGCACTCGCATTGCAGTGGCGGGACCTGTTCGACGAGCCGGGGATGCGTGACATATACAACCCGACAAGGACATACTCGTACCCCGGCGGCCGTAAGGTGCGCCGCAAGCCCGACAAGACATTCCCGCAATGGGGCGAAAAGGATGACCCCAACCTGTTTCACGCCGACCGCATCGGCGACACCGAAACGGTCTACGTGCCCGAAGGTGAAAAGGATGTTGAGGCAGTCGAGGCGGCCGGTGGCGTCGCCGTCTGCGCGCCGATGGGTGCCGGTCAAAAGAACCTAAACCGCTACGACTGGTCGGTTCTGGGCGGCAAGCACGCCGTAATCGTCACCGACAAGGACGAGGCCGGTTATACCCACGCCGCCCGGGTCGCCAAACTGTTGCGCGGTGTCGCCGCGTCGGTGCGAACCGTGGAAGCCGCCGAAGACTGCAAAGACTTCGCCGACCACCTGGCCGCCGATCACACACTTGACGAGCTGGTCCCGGTGCCCGAACCCGACCCGATCGACGGCGCCGCGCTACTGGCCGACGTGGAGCGCTTCGCGGGCCGATTCCTGGCATTCGCGACGACACATCATCTAGTGGTCGTCGTGCTGTGGATCGTCCACACCTGGGCCGTCAACGCGTTCTACGTCACGCCGCGGTTGGTGCTCGACTCACCCGAACCGGGTAGCGGCAAGACCCGCGTGCTCGAAGTGCTGGCGCTGCTGTGCCGTAACGCCAAACTCACGCTGAGCACGACGACGGCCGCACTGTACCGGCGCATCGCGGCGGCCGGTGAAGCGCCGCCCACCGTGCTGCAAGACGAGGCTGACGCGGTGTTCGGCAAGACCAACAACCCGCAAGCCGAAGACCTGCGCGCACTGTTCAACGCCGGTTACAAGTGCGGCGCCACCGTCGACCGCTGCGAAGGCGACGCCAAGAACATGAAGGTGCGAGAGTTCCCCGTGTTCGCGCCGGTAGCGCTCGCCGGGCTCGCCGGCAAGATGCCCGCCACGATCACCGACCGCGCCATCACGTTGCACATGCGACGACGCGCACCCGACGAACACGTTGCGGAGTTCCGCGAACGCGACGCTGCCGCGGAAGCCGCGCCGCTGCGCGAACTGATCGAAGCGTGGACTTGCGCTCATCACGACACGCTGACCGCAGCACGGCCCACGATGCCCGAAGGCGTTCGCGACCGACCCGCCGAAGTGTGGGAAGCGCTCATAATCATCGCCGACGCCGCAGGCGGTGATTGGCCGCAGCGCGCACGGGCGGCGTGCCGTCACTTCGTGCTCAATGCGGAACCGGATGCGCTGTCGTTCGGCCTGCGGCTGCTGCGCGACGTGCGCGACGCGTTCGGCGAGCTTGACCGCATGTTCTCTGTTGACCTGATTCTCGCGCTGCTGCACGACGAGGAATCGGAGTGGCGCGACCTGTGGGGCAAGCCACTCGATCAGCGTCGGCTAGCAAAAGAACTCAAGCGGTACGGAGTGCGGTCGACAAAGGTCCGAATCGGTGAGCACACAGCACAGGGGTACCTCGTCGGCGGCGACGACGGACTCGCCCAAGCGTGGCACCGCTATCTACCCGAGCGCCCATGTCCGGAACAGCCAGAACATCCGGAACATCGCAGGTCAGCCGATTCTGCTAATGGAACACAAACGGAACAAGTGGAACACGAACGGAACAAGTGGAACACGAACGGAACAGGCAAAACACTCTCTGAACAGGCATTGCTCGTAGATGTTCCGGATGTTCCGGATGTTCCGGATACAAATGGGTCGCAACTCGGCGGGCGTCACTCCGCCTCGCAATTCAAACCGCCGACCGGCCCCGGCCGCTGTCCCGAATGCGGTTGTCACACCGAGACGCAAGGCCACAGCAACGACTGCCAGCAAAGAATAGCGGTCGACCGATGA
- the trxA gene encoding thioredoxin has protein sequence MPDSAGSTGSSTVAVTDDSFSQKVLSSSTPVLVDFWATWCGPCRMIAPVLEEIATEKAGALTVAKLDVDANPATARDFQVVSIPTLIVFKDGSPVKRIVGAKGKAALLRELSDVL, from the coding sequence ATGCCCGACAGCGCTGGATCCACTGGATCTTCTACGGTAGCGGTGACCGACGACTCGTTCTCCCAGAAGGTGTTGTCCAGCAGCACCCCGGTGCTGGTGGACTTCTGGGCCACCTGGTGCGGTCCGTGCAGGATGATCGCCCCGGTGCTCGAGGAGATCGCCACCGAGAAGGCCGGCGCATTGACGGTCGCCAAACTCGACGTCGACGCCAACCCCGCCACCGCGCGCGATTTCCAGGTGGTGTCGATCCCGACGCTCATCGTTTTCAAGGATGGTTCGCCGGTGAAGCGGATCGTTGGCGCGAAAGGCAAGGCTGCGCTCCTGCGCGAGCTCAGCGACGTGCTCTGA
- the rsmG gene encoding 16S rRNA (guanine(527)-N(7))-methyltransferase RsmG has translation MFHVKHGEVSAPPEAAGTLFGERLEEAEVYAAVLAGAGVERGLIGPREVDRLWDRHILNSAAVAELIGPGSQVADIGSGAGLPGIPLALARPDVHVTLIEPLLRRSEFLREVVAELGLRVTVVRGRAEEPGVRKQVGEQDVVVSRAVAALDKVARWSMPLLRMNGHMLAMKGERAEEEIRDHRRVMASLGAADVRVMRCGANYLDRPATVVMARRGTAVAHRPTGRRRG, from the coding sequence ATGTTTCACGTGAAACATGGCGAGGTGTCGGCACCGCCGGAAGCGGCCGGCACCTTGTTCGGGGAGCGCCTGGAGGAGGCGGAAGTCTATGCCGCCGTCCTCGCGGGGGCGGGGGTGGAGCGAGGCCTCATCGGGCCGCGCGAGGTCGATCGGCTCTGGGACCGGCACATCCTCAACAGCGCGGCGGTGGCCGAGCTCATCGGTCCGGGATCCCAAGTGGCCGACATTGGTAGTGGCGCGGGCCTACCCGGGATACCGTTGGCGTTGGCCCGCCCAGATGTTCATGTCACGTTGATCGAGCCGCTCCTGCGCCGCAGCGAGTTTCTGCGAGAAGTGGTGGCGGAACTCGGTCTGCGAGTGACGGTGGTGCGCGGGCGAGCCGAAGAGCCCGGGGTGAGGAAACAGGTGGGGGAGCAGGACGTGGTGGTGTCCAGGGCGGTGGCTGCCCTGGACAAGGTCGCTCGATGGAGCATGCCACTGCTGCGCATGAATGGCCACATGCTCGCGATGAAAGGCGAGCGCGCCGAAGAGGAGATCCGCGACCATCGGCGTGTGATGGCGTCGCTCGGTGCGGCCGATGTAAGGGTAATGAGGTGTGGCGCGAACTACTTGGATCGACCCGCGACCGTCGTCATGGCACGGCGGGGGACCGCGGTAGCGCACCGGCCAACGGGCAGGAGACGGGGATGA
- the yidC gene encoding membrane protein insertase YidC produces MFNWFSLDIIYYPVSAIMWVWYKLFAFLLGPSNFFAWALSVMFLVFTLRAILYKPFVKQIRTTRQMQELQPQIKALQKKYGKDRQRMALEMQKLQREHGFNPILGCLPMLAQVPVFLGLFHVLRSFNRTQGGFGQIQLSVEQNRATGNYVFSPSDVANFLDAHLFGAPLGATMIQQHGLDAFTVFNRAAVIGVGVPIMILAGIATYFNSRASVARQSPEAAANPQTAMMNKLALYVFPLGVVVGGPFLPLAIIMYWLANNIWTFGQQHYVFGKIEKEEEAKKVEAQERQAKNAPPPGAKPNRTRKGQAEKAPESVAEEDTGSGESASENSAAEKKPTSKSPGKTVTGASNRTPRPGASPRPGARPKKRKR; encoded by the coding sequence GTGTTTAACTGGTTCAGCCTGGACATCATCTACTACCCGGTGTCGGCGATCATGTGGGTCTGGTACAAGCTGTTCGCTTTCCTGCTCGGCCCGTCCAACTTCTTCGCCTGGGCGCTCTCGGTGATGTTTCTGGTGTTCACCCTGCGAGCGATCCTCTACAAACCGTTCGTCAAGCAGATTCGCACGACGCGCCAGATGCAGGAGTTGCAGCCCCAGATCAAGGCGCTGCAGAAGAAGTACGGCAAGGATCGCCAGCGGATGGCGCTGGAGATGCAGAAGTTGCAGCGCGAGCACGGATTCAACCCGATCCTGGGCTGTCTGCCGATGCTCGCCCAGGTTCCGGTGTTCCTCGGCCTGTTCCACGTGCTGCGCTCGTTCAACCGGACGCAGGGCGGCTTCGGTCAGATCCAGCTCTCCGTGGAGCAGAACCGGGCTACCGGCAACTACGTGTTCAGCCCGAGCGACGTCGCCAACTTCCTGGATGCGCACCTGTTCGGAGCACCGTTGGGCGCCACCATGATTCAGCAGCACGGGCTGGATGCCTTCACCGTGTTCAACCGCGCCGCCGTCATCGGGGTCGGCGTGCCGATCATGATCCTGGCCGGCATCGCGACGTACTTCAACAGCCGGGCCTCGGTCGCGCGGCAGAGTCCCGAGGCCGCCGCCAATCCGCAGACCGCGATGATGAACAAGCTGGCGCTGTACGTGTTCCCGCTCGGCGTGGTCGTCGGCGGGCCGTTCCTGCCGCTGGCCATCATCATGTACTGGCTCGCCAACAACATCTGGACCTTCGGCCAACAGCACTACGTGTTCGGCAAGATCGAAAAGGAAGAAGAGGCCAAGAAGGTCGAAGCGCAGGAGCGGCAGGCCAAGAACGCGCCGCCGCCGGGCGCCAAGCCGAACCGCACCCGCAAGGGCCAGGCCGAAAAGGCACCGGAGTCGGTGGCCGAAGAGGACACCGGCAGCGGCGAGTCCGCGTCGGAGAACAGCGCCGCCGAGAAGAAGCCAACGAGTAAGAGCCCGGGCAAGACGGTGACCGGAGCGAGCAACCGCACGCCGCGCCCCGGCGCCAGTCCGCGCCCGGGGGCGCGGCCGAAGAAGCGTAAGCGTTGA
- a CDS encoding ParA family protein encodes MTSPVHDGGRSADAASSAPGNVSRETGETHVSRETWAQDPAPAEWADPVGIDTPIGAEAERAVRLLHAASKGSLPRPDRQRVFTIANQKGGVGKTTTAVNIAAALALQGLQTLVIDLDPQGNASTALGIEHRPGTPSSYEVLIGEMPLSDALQRSPHSERLYCVPATIDLAGAEIELVSMVAREGRLRAALASLTDYNFDYVFIDCPPSLGLLTINAFVAAPEVLIPIQCEYYALEGVGQLMRTIEMVKAHLNPQLDVTTVILTMYDGRTKLADQVASDVRAHFGDKVLRTVIPRSVKVSEAPGYGMTILDYDPGSRGAMSYLDASREIARRGQNVGHR; translated from the coding sequence ATGACTTCGCCGGTGCACGACGGGGGCCGATCCGCGGATGCGGCATCGAGCGCACCCGGCAATGTTTCACGTGAAACCGGGGAGACCCATGTTTCACGTGAAACATGGGCGCAGGACCCGGCGCCCGCCGAATGGGCCGATCCCGTCGGCATCGACACCCCGATAGGGGCGGAGGCCGAACGAGCCGTGCGACTGCTGCATGCGGCGTCGAAGGGCAGCCTTCCGCGCCCCGACCGGCAGCGCGTCTTCACGATCGCGAACCAAAAGGGCGGTGTCGGCAAGACGACGACGGCCGTCAACATCGCGGCCGCACTCGCCTTGCAGGGGCTGCAGACGCTCGTCATCGATCTGGACCCGCAGGGTAACGCGAGCACGGCGCTGGGGATCGAGCATCGCCCCGGGACGCCGTCGTCGTACGAGGTGCTGATCGGAGAGATGCCGCTCAGCGACGCCCTGCAGCGCAGCCCGCACAGCGAACGCCTCTACTGCGTGCCCGCGACCATCGACCTGGCCGGCGCCGAGATCGAGTTGGTGAGCATGGTCGCCCGTGAGGGCCGGCTGCGCGCCGCGCTGGCGTCGCTGACCGACTACAACTTCGACTACGTGTTCATCGACTGCCCACCGTCGCTCGGCTTGCTGACGATCAACGCATTCGTCGCGGCGCCCGAGGTGCTGATCCCGATCCAGTGCGAGTACTACGCGCTTGAAGGCGTGGGCCAGTTGATGCGCACGATCGAGATGGTCAAGGCGCACCTCAATCCGCAGCTCGACGTGACCACGGTGATCCTCACGATGTATGACGGACGCACCAAGCTCGCGGACCAGGTGGCCTCCGACGTACGAGCCCACTTCGGCGACAAGGTTCTCCGGACCGTCATCCCGCGCAGCGTCAAGGTGTCCGAGGCACCCGGTTACGGAATGACGATCCTCGATTACGACCCCGGGTCGCGGGGGGCGATGAGCTACCTGGATGCGAGCCGCGAGATCGCCCGGCGCGGCCAGAACGTAGGCCACCGATGA
- the sigM gene encoding RNA polymerase sigma factor SigM, with amino-acid sequence MVCPFRECSFRNRHHRQLYRIARITSLNPDDAADALQDAMLKAHRRAPSFRYDAAVSSWLHRIVVNACLDRLRRNKTRVAESLSDDLGHIGDPASRVDTAIVVERALLRLPVEQRAAVVAVDMQGYSVAETARILGVPEGTVKSRCSRARAKLAEALEYFDAEATEEASARSD; translated from the coding sequence ATGGTGTGTCCTTTCAGAGAGTGCAGTTTCCGCAATCGCCACCACCGCCAGCTGTACCGGATCGCCCGGATCACCAGCCTCAACCCCGACGACGCCGCCGACGCCCTGCAGGACGCGATGCTCAAGGCACACAGAAGGGCGCCATCCTTTCGATACGACGCCGCCGTGAGCAGCTGGCTGCACCGCATCGTGGTGAACGCATGTCTGGATCGGTTGCGGCGCAACAAAACCCGGGTAGCCGAGTCGTTGTCCGACGACCTCGGACACATCGGCGACCCGGCGTCGCGGGTGGACACCGCGATCGTCGTCGAGCGCGCGCTGTTGCGGTTGCCGGTCGAGCAGCGCGCCGCGGTGGTGGCCGTCGACATGCAGGGTTACTCGGTGGCGGAGACCGCGCGTATCCTCGGCGTGCCCGAGGGCACAGTCAAGAGCCGGTGTTCGCGCGCCCGGGCCAAGCTCGCCGAAGCGCTCGAGTACTTCGACGCGGAGGCCACCGAGGAAGCCTCTGCTCGTAGCGATTGA
- the trxB gene encoding thioredoxin-disulfide reductase, with protein sequence MTTTSTVHDLIIIGSGPAGYTAAIYAARAQLAPLVFEGVQFGGALMTTTEVENYPGFRDGITGPELMDEMREQALRFGADLRMEDVDAVSLDGPVKTVTVGDQTYRARAVILAMGAAARHLGVPGEEALLGMGVSTCATCDGFFFRDEDIIVVGGGDSAMEEAIFLTKFARSVTLVHRRDEFRASRIMLNRARANEKITFLTNTGVVEVEGSPKVSGVRLRNNITGEESKLAVTGVFVAIGHDPRSDLVRGQVDLDDDGYVLTQQGSTSTSIEGVFAAGDLVDRTYRQAITAAGTGCSASIDAERWLAESGSGPSDEATETPV encoded by the coding sequence ATGACCACCACATCCACGGTTCATGATCTGATCATCATCGGATCCGGCCCGGCCGGCTACACCGCCGCGATCTACGCCGCGCGTGCACAACTGGCGCCGCTCGTGTTCGAAGGTGTCCAGTTCGGTGGCGCGTTGATGACCACCACCGAGGTGGAGAACTACCCCGGTTTCCGTGACGGCATCACCGGCCCGGAACTGATGGACGAGATGCGCGAACAGGCGCTGCGCTTCGGTGCGGACCTGCGGATGGAGGATGTCGACGCGGTCTCGCTGGACGGACCGGTCAAGACCGTTACCGTCGGCGACCAGACATATCGAGCCCGCGCGGTCATCCTCGCGATGGGCGCGGCGGCGCGGCACCTCGGTGTGCCGGGTGAGGAGGCCCTACTGGGCATGGGCGTGAGCACGTGCGCGACGTGCGACGGGTTCTTCTTCCGCGATGAGGACATCATCGTGGTCGGCGGTGGCGACTCCGCGATGGAAGAGGCCATCTTCCTGACGAAGTTCGCCCGCAGCGTCACGCTGGTGCACCGCCGCGACGAATTTCGCGCGTCCCGGATCATGCTGAACCGCGCTCGCGCGAACGAGAAGATCACGTTCCTCACCAACACCGGCGTCGTCGAGGTCGAAGGCAGCCCCAAGGTCAGCGGTGTCCGGTTGCGTAACAACATCACTGGTGAGGAATCCAAGCTCGCCGTCACCGGTGTCTTCGTCGCGATCGGCCACGATCCGCGTTCGGATCTGGTGCGCGGTCAGGTCGACCTCGACGACGACGGTTACGTCCTGACTCAGCAGGGTTCGACAAGTACCTCGATCGAAGGTGTGTTCGCCGCAGGCGATCTCGTCGACCGCACCTACCGCCAGGCCATCACCGCCGCGGGCACCGGCTGCTCGGCCTCCATCGACGCCGAACGCTGGCTTGCCGAAAGCGGTTCTGGCCCAAGCGATGAAGCCACCGAAACCCCCGTTTGA
- a CDS encoding acetyltransferase: MSARVTPLRLEAFEQLPKHARRCVYWEVDPMTLGRGAGAATPGVDDHLSDPEFEKEAWLSMVMLEWGSCGQVAVQCSDEQTDDGPAPLRGDEPCLGYAFYAPPGAVPRARSFPTAPVSADAVLLTSLGIEPGEDADGVSRMLIGAVVGDLVRRGARALEAFAHTAEVGKLLEPRVVTPALRPVLEVLGDCSVEQCVLDVDLLLDAGFVVVAQHRYFPRLRLELEQGLGWKADVEAALERLFEFAQLRQPVGAGAGSSGSTAVDG; the protein is encoded by the coding sequence GTGTCGGCACGCGTCACGCCTCTACGGCTCGAAGCGTTCGAGCAGTTGCCCAAGCATGCCCGTCGCTGCGTGTACTGGGAGGTCGATCCGATGACCCTCGGGCGAGGCGCGGGTGCCGCGACGCCCGGGGTCGACGACCACCTGTCCGACCCCGAATTCGAGAAGGAAGCGTGGCTGTCGATGGTCATGCTCGAGTGGGGATCGTGTGGACAGGTCGCGGTGCAGTGCAGTGACGAGCAGACAGACGACGGGCCGGCCCCGTTGCGCGGGGACGAGCCCTGTCTGGGCTATGCGTTCTATGCGCCGCCAGGCGCCGTGCCGCGGGCACGTAGTTTCCCGACCGCACCCGTCAGCGCCGACGCGGTATTGCTCACCTCGCTGGGCATCGAGCCCGGCGAGGATGCCGACGGGGTGTCGCGCATGCTGATCGGTGCCGTGGTCGGTGATCTGGTCCGCCGAGGCGCGCGGGCGCTCGAAGCGTTCGCCCACACCGCCGAGGTCGGGAAGTTACTCGAACCGCGGGTGGTGACGCCGGCGCTGCGACCCGTTCTCGAGGTGCTCGGCGACTGCTCGGTCGAGCAATGCGTCCTCGACGTCGACCTATTGCTGGACGCGGGTTTCGTGGTGGTCGCCCAACACCGGTACTTCCCCCGGCTGCGACTGGAGTTAGAACAGGGGTTGGGCTGGAAGGCCGATGTCGAGGCGGCGTTGGAGCGGCTGTTCGAGTTCGCGCAGCTGCGCCAGCCGGTCGGGGCGGGTGCGGGTTCGTCCGGGTCGACCGCGGTCGACGGCTAG
- a CDS encoding Jag family protein, producing MTDADTTARDDVMEERDAATPVAEDDLEERLVAEGEIAGDYLEELLDLLDFDGDIDLDVEGDRAVVSIDGGDDLNKLVGRKGEVLDALQELTRLAVHQKTGERSRLMLDIARWRRRRRDELAALGAKVARRVLETGEREELAPMTPFERKIVHDAVAGIDGVHSESEGAEPSRRVVVLAD from the coding sequence ATGACAGACGCCGATACGACCGCGCGCGACGACGTGATGGAGGAGAGGGACGCGGCCACGCCGGTCGCCGAGGATGACCTTGAGGAGAGGTTGGTAGCCGAGGGCGAGATCGCAGGCGACTACCTCGAGGAGTTGTTGGACCTGCTCGACTTCGACGGTGACATCGACCTCGACGTCGAGGGCGACCGCGCGGTCGTCAGCATCGACGGCGGCGATGACCTGAACAAGTTGGTGGGCCGCAAGGGCGAGGTGCTCGACGCCTTGCAGGAACTGACTCGGCTGGCCGTGCATCAGAAGACGGGGGAGCGCAGCCGCCTGATGCTCGATATCGCGCGCTGGCGGCGCCGGCGGCGCGATGAGTTGGCCGCGCTCGGCGCGAAGGTCGCGAGGCGGGTGCTGGAGACCGGCGAACGCGAAGAGCTTGCCCCGATGACGCCGTTCGAGCGCAAAATCGTGCACGACGCGGTGGCGGGCATCGACGGGGTTCACAGCGAGAGCGAGGGCGCCGAGCCGTCGCGGCGCGTGGTTGTGCTCGCCGACTGA
- a CDS encoding N-acetylmuramoyl-L-alanine amidase, producing MSSLRRGDRGAAVTEIRAALTALGMLDNSDEEITTGRQVAVDMFDAGLDQAVRAFQQHRGLLVDGIVGEATYRALKEASYRLGARTLSHQFGAPMFGDDVATLQARLQDLGFYTGLVDGHFGLTTHNALMSYQREYGLYPDGICGPETLRSLYFLGSRVTGGSPHAIREEELVRRSGPRLSGKRIIIDPGRGGDDPGQIMQGPAGPISESDILWDLASRLEGRMTAIGMETFLSRPANRAPSDAERAATANAVGADLMISLRCATQPSPAANGVASFYFGNSHGSVSTIGRNLADFVQREVVARTGLRDCRTHGRTWDLLRLTRMPTVQVDVGYITNPYDGAMLVSMQARDSIAEGMLAAVKRLYLLGKNDRPTGTFTFAELLAHELSVEQAGRVSPS from the coding sequence ATGTCCAGTCTGCGTCGCGGTGACCGCGGGGCCGCGGTCACCGAGATCAGGGCTGCACTGACGGCGCTGGGCATGCTCGACAACTCCGACGAGGAGATCACCACCGGCAGGCAGGTGGCGGTGGACATGTTCGACGCGGGACTCGACCAGGCGGTGCGCGCCTTCCAGCAGCATCGCGGCCTGCTGGTGGACGGGATCGTCGGCGAAGCGACTTACCGGGCACTGAAAGAGGCGTCGTATCGTCTCGGTGCACGCACTCTCAGCCACCAGTTCGGCGCCCCGATGTTCGGCGACGACGTCGCGACGCTGCAGGCCCGGTTGCAGGACCTCGGTTTCTACACCGGCCTGGTCGACGGGCACTTCGGCCTCACCACACACAATGCGTTGATGTCGTACCAGCGCGAGTACGGCCTGTATCCCGACGGCATCTGTGGCCCGGAAACGTTGCGCTCTTTGTACTTCCTGGGTTCCCGCGTCACCGGCGGTTCGCCGCACGCGATCCGCGAGGAGGAGTTGGTCCGCCGCTCCGGTCCCCGACTGTCCGGTAAGCGCATCATCATCGACCCGGGCCGCGGCGGTGACGACCCCGGTCAGATCATGCAGGGTCCGGCCGGTCCGATAAGCGAGTCAGACATCCTGTGGGACCTGGCCAGTCGGCTCGAAGGCCGAATGACCGCCATCGGTATGGAGACCTTTCTGTCGCGCCCGGCCAACCGCGCGCCGTCGGACGCCGAACGCGCTGCGACCGCCAACGCCGTCGGCGCAGACCTGATGATCAGCCTGCGCTGCGCCACCCAGCCGAGTCCGGCCGCAAACGGTGTCGCATCGTTCTATTTCGGCAACTCCCACGGGTCGGTGTCCACCATCGGACGCAACCTGGCTGATTTCGTTCAGCGAGAAGTGGTGGCCCGCACCGGGTTACGCGACTGCCGTACCCATGGCCGGACGTGGGACCTGCTGCGCCTGACCCGGATGCCCACGGTGCAGGTCGACGTCGGCTACATCACCAACCCGTACGACGGCGCCATGCTGGTGTCGATGCAGGCTCGCGATTCGATCGCCGAGGGGATGCTCGCCGCGGTGAAGCGGCTCTACCTGCTCGGCAAGAATGACCGTCCCACAGGCACATTCACGTTCGCCGAACTGCTGGCACACGAACTCTCGGTCGAACAAGCCGGCCGCGTCAGCCCGTCCTAG